The genomic interval CAGACTATCCAGCAGCCTGCCTATGACATCGTCGTTTAGATGATGGGGCTCGATCCCTGAGCCTATGAGGCGCTCGGTGGGAAGATTCTCGAAAAACTCGTGGAATAGGTAGAGCCGACGCTCCACAAAGCCAAGACCGTTTAGAATAACCGCCTTGGCTGCCTGACCGGAAGAGACCTTGTGGCAGCGAGTCTTGCTTAGGTGACGATCCAAAAACTCCACCAGGCCAAGCTTATCGACAAAACCCGCTACTATTCCGTAATGGGCCAAACTGAGCGTCTCGGTGCATTCCATCATCTTTAAACTCTCCTCTTCTGCTGTTTTATGGCCGACACCTACAAAAATACAACATAATCCAGGTTTTTCATAGCAGGGAGATTGGGTGGAAGCACTTAAATCATAAAATCATCGCGTTTAATGCGGAAAGTCAGTTTAATGCGAAAAGTCGGATAGACCATGACGCAGAAAAAGCAAAGGCCGCCTTTCAAGGCGGCCTTTGCTTTTTCTGTCAACTCAAACTATTCTACTGTGACGCTTTTCGCCAGGTTTCTAGGTTGATCTATCTCGGTTCCTCTCGCTAAAGCCACATAATAGGCGAACATCTGGAGAGGTATTACCGTCAGGAAGGGAGAGAGTTCCGGCTCTGTCGAGGGGACGGTTAAAATATCCTCCACGTCCTTAAGGGACGACTCCCTTCCTACGGTCGTCACAGCTATCACCGGAGACTTTCTGGCTTTGGTCTCCTGGACGTTGGACAGGGTCTTCTCCCACAGCTCGTCGTCGGGCATGACCACCACCACCGGAACCGCCCTGTCCAGAAGGGCTATAGGCCCGTGTTTCATCTCCCCTGCGGCGTAGGCCTCGGCGTGAATGTAGGATATCTCCTTCAGTTTCAGCGCCCCTTCAAGAGCGATAGGAAAGGAAAAACCTCTCCCTAGGAAGAGGAAATCCCTAGCCAAAGAGTACTTCTCCGCCATGGATTTTATAGGGCCGCTGTTTTCCAGAAGTCCCTCTATCTTATAGGGCAGACAGGTCATCTCCTTGACGAGCCTTGTCTCCTCGTCTTTGGCGAGAGATTCTCTCAGCTTCGCTAAATAAAGGGCCATGAGGTACAGCACCGCCATCTGACCGGTGAAGGTCTTAGTAGCGGCTACACCTATCTCCGGTCCTGCTTTTAAAAGAAGCACATCGTCGACCTCTCGGGCTATGGAGGAAAGGCCGTTATTGGTTATGGCGAGACATCTGGCTCCCTTTTCCTTGGCGAACCTCTCCGCCGCCAGAGTATCCAGGGTCTCTCCAGACTGGGAGACGAAGATCGCCAAAGTGTCCTCCCCTATAGGGATGGAGCGATAACGGTACTCCGACGCTATATCCACCCTCACGTCAAGATCGGTGAATAGCCCCATAACCCTTTCCGCCACCGAGGCGGCGTAATAGGAGGTACCACAGGCGACGAGATGGACCTTTTTGATGGATCTAGCCCAGTCGGAGGTCCAGGAAAGCTCATTAGATAGGTCCACTACGTTTCCCTCGGTCCTTCCTGTAAGGGTCTGGCGCATAACCGCTCCCTGCTCGTTGATCTCTTTGAGCATAAAGTGGGGATATCCACCTTTTTCCACCATAGAGAGATCCCAGTCTACCTCGACCACTTCCTTCTCGATGGTGCGCCCCTGGCTGTCCCAGAAAGAGGCACCTTCCCGGGAAAGACAGGCCATCTCCCCTTCACCCATGTAAACTATCTTTCTGGTGTACTCCAGAACAGCAGGGACGTCGGAGGCACAGAGGGTCTCTCCGTCTCCGAGGGCCACGATGAGAGGGGATCCCTTTCTTATGCAGTAAATATGGTCTTTATCGTCGGCAAACATAACCGCAAGGGCGAAGGCTCCGGTTATCCTGTGATACAACTCAACCAGCGCCTCTTTAGGATCGCCGGAATATATCTTGCCCAAAAGATGGGCCGCTACCTCGGTGTCGGTCTGAGATGAGAAAACTCCTCCGTTAGACAGAAGTTCCTCTTTTATGTCGACGTAATTCTCTATAATTCCGTTATGGACCAAGACCACCGAGCAGGATGAGTCACAGTGAGGATGAGCGTTTTCCACCGATACCCCTCCGTGAGTAGCCCACCTGGTGTGACCGATCCCAAGTTTTCCTACCAGAGGAGATGTCTCCAACATTCTCGCCAGGTCAGCTACCTTGCCGACCTCCCTTGACCTTTTAATTCCGTCCTCTCCCGATATGGCCATACCGGCAGAATCATAACCTCTATACTCAAGCCTAGCTAGGCCACTTAAAACGACCTTCGATACATCTCTCGGTCCTACGTATCCGACTATCCCACACATAGGAAGTCACGTCCTTTCACACTTCGGGAAACACCAGGCATTTTGTCCCCACAGTCGCCTGCGGGCTTTGTGACCTGAATTCAGGGAGTTCCCAAGCTCCCCAGGGGCATCCGCCGATAGATCGATAATCCCCTGTCCTCGTCAACTGGATCGCTCCAGTTCAGGCGCTTACATAGACGCTTTTCGCTTATAGCTATCACCACCTCTCAAAAGTCGAGAATGCCGTGAACCATAATCGCCGGATTCACGGCATTCAGTCATACTAGTTGACTACAAGGGAGGTTATTTTTTCCTCTATAGACCGAGAAAGCGATTCGACCAGTTCAAGATCCTCACACTCCACCAACAGCCGAACGATAGGCTCAGTTCCCGATGGACGGAGGAATATCCTGCCTGAGTCGCCTAATATCCTGGACGCTTCGTCCACCGCTGCCAGGATATTATCGTCCTTCATTATGTCGGTTTTACTGTTAACCGCTATGTTGGTCAGTTTTTGGGGAAAGCGACCAAAACGGTCCACGAGGGTCTGAATATCCTCTTTAATCTCTATACAGGCTCGTATGAATAGAAAGCCGGTGCATATACCGTCCCCAGTCTTAGTATAGGGAAAGGCTATTACGTGCCCTGACTGTTCTCCCCCAAGAGAAGAGCCGTTATCTTTCATGGACTGTAGCACATATCTGTCGCCCACAGGGCACCTAAAGGTTTTTATCCCAGACTCAGCCATGTGCTTATCCAAAGCCATATTGCTCATTACGGTGGTAACTATACCGGCTCCTAGGCTCCCTTTACCCTTAAGCCATCTCCCTAGAACCCAAAGGATGATATCACCGTCGAGAGGTCTTCCCTTGCCGTCCACCAAAAGCACTCTGTCGGCATCTCCATCATAGGCTATCCCTATATCATAACCTGCCTGGACAACCCTTTCGGAAAGCCCTTTCATGGACATGACTCCACTTTTCTCGTTTATGTTCAGTCCATCGGGGCTAGCACCTATTATCTCGAAGTTTCCACCGTCCGTAAGAGAGGACAGCACATCAGGGAGGACCGTCGAAGCCGCTCCGTTGGCACAGTCAAAAACCACTTTTAGGGAGCCTAGCCCCTCTTCCCCTAGGGAGACCCGAACCCTCTCGACGTAACTGGAGTTAAAATCGCTCTCTCGGTGTTCGACTTTGCCAATAGAGCCACCGGAAGGCCGCCAATCGTCGATAAGGTTATCTCCAAGGTATTCCTCTATAGCTAACTCAGAATCATCGGAGAGCTTTGACCCTGAGTTGTCCAAAAACTTTATCCCGTTGTACTCCGCCGGATTGTGTGAGGCGCTTATAACCGCTCCCCCCTGAGCTCGAAGCAGTTCAACCCCAAAGCTGACTCCTGGCGTCGGAGTAACCCCTACACACACCACATCGGCCCCGGCGGAGGTCATGCCAGCGATAAGGGCAGCCTCAAGCATGGCGCCAGATCTACGGGTATCCCTCCCGACCACTATCTTAGGCCTGGGAAATCCCCTTTCGGTCAAGAAAAGAACGTAAGCCCTACCTAGCCTCAGAGCCATTTCAGGGGTCATGGCACCTCTGTTGGCAATATCTCTAACACCGTCGGTGCCGAAGAGGCAGCGCTTTTTTCCCGCTGCATCACTCATATTTCATCCTCCCTTATCACTCAACTTTGGCCCTAACTGTAACCTTTTCAGGATTTACCTTTATGACCTTAAGGTCCTTTATCTCCG from Dethiosulfovibrio salsuginis carries:
- the glmS gene encoding glutamine--fructose-6-phosphate transaminase (isomerizing), giving the protein MCGIVGYVGPRDVSKVVLSGLARLEYRGYDSAGMAISGEDGIKRSREVGKVADLARMLETSPLVGKLGIGHTRWATHGGVSVENAHPHCDSSCSVVLVHNGIIENYVDIKEELLSNGGVFSSQTDTEVAAHLLGKIYSGDPKEALVELYHRITGAFALAVMFADDKDHIYCIRKGSPLIVALGDGETLCASDVPAVLEYTRKIVYMGEGEMACLSREGASFWDSQGRTIEKEVVEVDWDLSMVEKGGYPHFMLKEINEQGAVMRQTLTGRTEGNVVDLSNELSWTSDWARSIKKVHLVACGTSYYAASVAERVMGLFTDLDVRVDIASEYRYRSIPIGEDTLAIFVSQSGETLDTLAAERFAKEKGARCLAITNNGLSSIAREVDDVLLLKAGPEIGVAATKTFTGQMAVLYLMALYLAKLRESLAKDEETRLVKEMTCLPYKIEGLLENSGPIKSMAEKYSLARDFLFLGRGFSFPIALEGALKLKEISYIHAEAYAAGEMKHGPIALLDRAVPVVVVMPDDELWEKTLSNVQETKARKSPVIAVTTVGRESSLKDVEDILTVPSTEPELSPFLTVIPLQMFAYYVALARGTEIDQPRNLAKSVTVE
- a CDS encoding DUF4277 domain-containing protein, which gives rise to MMECTETLSLAHYGIVAGFVDKLGLVEFLDRHLSKTRCHKVSSGQAAKAVILNGLGFVERRLYLFHEFFENLPTERLIGSGIEPHHLNDDVIGRLLDSL
- the glmM gene encoding phosphoglucosamine mutase; this encodes MSDAAGKKRCLFGTDGVRDIANRGAMTPEMALRLGRAYVLFLTERGFPRPKIVVGRDTRRSGAMLEAALIAGMTSAGADVVCVGVTPTPGVSFGVELLRAQGGAVISASHNPAEYNGIKFLDNSGSKLSDDSELAIEEYLGDNLIDDWRPSGGSIGKVEHRESDFNSSYVERVRVSLGEEGLGSLKVVFDCANGAASTVLPDVLSSLTDGGNFEIIGASPDGLNINEKSGVMSMKGLSERVVQAGYDIGIAYDGDADRVLLVDGKGRPLDGDIILWVLGRWLKGKGSLGAGIVTTVMSNMALDKHMAESGIKTFRCPVGDRYVLQSMKDNGSSLGGEQSGHVIAFPYTKTGDGICTGFLFIRACIEIKEDIQTLVDRFGRFPQKLTNIAVNSKTDIMKDDNILAAVDEASRILGDSGRIFLRPSGTEPIVRLLVECEDLELVESLSRSIEEKITSLVVN